Within the Emys orbicularis isolate rEmyOrb1 chromosome 5, rEmyOrb1.hap1, whole genome shotgun sequence genome, the region ctgatttatttatttttttcaaagcccCGCTCAAAGGAATACCAAAACAAGCTCCATTCAGGAGTCCCACAGCACCTAGTGTATTTAGCCCTgctggaaacagaacccctaTACCTCCTTCAAGAACACCTCTGCGCAAAGAAAGAGGAGTGAAGGTAGGTAATAGCCTTTTTAAATACTCTTGCATTTTCCCATTAGTCCCCAACCTCTAATCAAAAGTGAACTATAGTTTGCTGACATGGGTTATAGAGCAGTTAATATTTTTTTGTTAGTTTCCAAAGTATTTCATCAGATACTACAAATCAAATACTactcttttaaaaaggaaaaatcaaatgcacaattacaaaatgtggaataactggctaggttgcagtactgctgaaaaggatctatcTGGtggttgtagtggatcacaaattgaatataagctGACaaagtgatgcagttgcaaaaaaggctaatattctggggtgtattaacaggaatgttctagataagacacaggaggtaattgtcttgCTGTGCTCAACACTGGTGAGATCTCAGCTGCAGTATCATGTCCACTTCTGGGCAGCGCACTTTAGGGAAGATGTGgctaaattggagagaatccacaacaaaaatgataaaaggtttagaaagcctgatcgatgatgaaaggttaaaaaactgggcaagtttagtcttgagaaaagaagacggggGGCGGGAGAGAGGGGATCTGATAAGTttccaaatatgttaagggctgctttaaagaagacagtgattaattgttctccgtgtctactgaaagtaggacaagaagtaatgggcttaatctgcagcaaagaagatttagattagatattagaaaGAACATTCCAACTGTAAGGATAGTTTAGCTCTGGAATACTCTTCAAAAGAGGCTGTGgaattgaaggtttttaagaacaggttagacaaacacccttTAGAAGTGgtttaggtatacttggtcctgccttgacaAAGGggactagacttgatgacctctcaaggtcccttccagccctgcatttctgtgattctatgaaataccttttgtaaggcatttcaattcaataataattttttttttttgggtagcTACTAGATATCTCAGAGTTGGATATGGTTGGTGCTGGTCGTGAAGCAAAGAGAAGAAGAAAGACTTTAGGTTGGTACAGCATGTCTGTAAGGTGTATAAATGTTAATAACTGAAACTACCTTGAGAACAAGATCCAGATATATCCTATCAATTTCATTTTCTTAAATCcaacttttaattaaaattaacatcAACTCAGATGGGTTTAAACTTGAGGGGAGGTTCCTCCCTTTGAAAAAATGGCTACTAACCTTCcataactgttctttgagatgtgttgttcatgtccattccaaagaAGATGACTCCCAAGCCATGGCGCAGGTGGAGGATTTGGAGTTTATTGGCATGCTGATTGTTAATACTGCTTGGCTGAAACCCACATCATCTCTAGCCTGTTGGGTGATGGCGTAATGGGATGCAAAATAGTGAATTGACGACCACATTGCCGCTCAACAGATGTCCTGATTAGGAACTGGAGCTACAGACACCATCGAAGATGCTTGAGCCCTCGTAGAATGCGCCGTCAGGGCAGGAGAAGCAGGGACCTTTGCCAGGTCGTAGCATGTGTGGATACGTGATGATAAAATTCTCTGGGCCAAGACTAGAAGGCCTTTTGTTCTGTCTGCAATGGCTACATAAAgccaagtagattttttttttttaaatgatttagtcTTTCTGTGTAGGCTAGTGCACGCAAGTGCCAAAAAAGAAAGCGCTAATGGAGAAATGACAAAGTTGACATTGTATGTAAAAGGTCAGAATTTCCATGCAGTCATGTTATATATGGTTGCAAAACTGCAAAACTGCTAGGCAGGGTACAGTAATCTAAATAACTGAAACTTAACCACTACAAATAATTATGTACGATGGAAGAACAAAATCCACTGAGAGGGGTACTTGTGGGGAAATGCAAGAACGAGCTGAAGTTCCAGCAACTGTCACAGGTGGTAAGAAAGATCGGTAGAACCCTTTATAGCGGCGCTATGAGCACACAACTCCAGGGGGCACCGAAGCCAACCtgacggataccactgagggaaaaactttccaGTGGCTGTGCTCGGGGTGAGCACACACCTACTTTGGAATGGACATGggcaagcacttgaagaattaAAGGTAGCCATGTTTGTTTCTGATTTCCACTAATTAAAATGCCATGTGCCCTTGAAATATGTTGAGAGGGTTGAACTAACTATCTGTGCCCCTGTGAACATATAAACATCTCAACAAAGATGAATGACATTAGCTTTTCCTTTTGTgttgcagttaaaaaaaagttctgaaatatttttgtgtATTCTATAGTTATTGCATAACTAAGTGAAATTTTTAAAGGCTTAATTTTGAATCATTATCTATATGATATAAAGGGTCTTCAAGATTTATGTTGAATGAtcttaaaagaatgaaaaaacaTGTTAAGCATTATTTAATAATCATCCTGAATGAAAAGACTGGGCTACTTAAACACATGCAGAAAACAAATTAGGTGGCAAGTTTTTCCTGGAACACTTTCTTTATTTTGCAATTTGCTAAATGAAAACAAATCTCAATTCATTTTTGTAAGATACAAAACaagttaaatacatttttatgaacGAAATCACAATTGTAATAAGTGTTGTGATGGATAGCTGTGCTTGATTTCTCTGAAGCTGGCCTGTTCTGTCTGATTGCTCAGATTCCGTATCTTGGTGAAATGTAAATTTTGTGGTTAATTTAAGCATCAGCTTGATTATGAAACCATTTGGATATTTTATATGAAAAACGTTGATTTTACCAGCATTGTAACacgtggttttttttgttttgtttttgttttttggttttttttaagtaatttttgtcaaaattttcttttaatcttttaCATGGATCACTCTAAAAAAATTTAGTTCAGGAATTAGGAAAGTTAACTTGAACTAACTCCATCTTTTCTATCCAATAGATACAGAAGTGGTGGAAAAACAAGCCAAAGAGGAAACAGTAGTGGAAAATGCAACTCCAGATTATGCTGCTGGCCTTGTGTCTACCCAGGTAAGACTTTAAGTTGCAGTGAAATTGTGCTGCATAATgctgggatattttattctaaagGCTAGTTCTGTATCACCTTTAAAGCTTACCTCTAAGTGAATAATTATTGTGTAATGATTCCACAAAATATTGTTCTATTCTTGATGTCTTTTGCTAACCATATACAATGCAGAATGAACACTTAAATGTGTTCTAGGAAAACTAGTGAGAGCTTTTAGGGTCGATCTTCTCTTCTGAGGGTTAGAAGGGGATGCGAGGAGTTTGTGGAAGCCGAAAGGTGGATTATCATTGCAAGCTGCTAATTCTGTATAAACTTGGAATGACTGACAACATCTCAGGGAGTTTCTGGTGTTCTACGACTTATCTGCACAGGGAAATTATACCAGTAAAAGGTAGGCTGTGAATTCAAACTGCActagttacaccagcataagtcCCTGTATGGACACTGTTataccagaataagagtgcctttttccaGTTTAGTTATATTGCGTTGGAAGCCATTTAAGATAAGGCGCTCTTATTCTGGAGGAGTTCCTGATATATAATTATAGCAGTTAACTATAATTGGAAAAATCTCCCATGTAGATAAATTCTTAAGCAAGTGCCAAAAAAGAAAGCGCTAATGGAGAAATGACAAAGTTGACATTGTATGTAAAAGGTCAGAATTTCCATGCAGTCATGTTATATATGGTTGCAAAACTGCAAAACCATTTACTGTTTTACAGAAACTTGGCCCTCTGAACAATGAGTCTGCACTACCTTCTACAAGCTATTTGCCTGCAACCCCCAGCGTGGTTCCATCTTCCTCCTATATCCCAAGCTCCGAAGTGCAGCCAGGTAAAATAATCATTTTTGCTACTGGCACTTTATTAATACATTGGTTCTCGTATATATTTTCGCTGCCATTCatttgtaattacaaatgcagGACACAATCCTTCAACCCTCCCTGGTGTAAgtattctcactgacttcaacaggactattTGTGTAAGGGTTGCAGGAGAAGGCTTGTAGTTTTTAGTAACAAAAGACACatcatttacattatttttaaaagaaaattcttaCTTTAAAAGTAGCTATGAAATCACTTTTAATTATAGATCTGACTAAGGCTAAGGTACTCTTATCCCCTTAAATGGTTCGTTTGCTTGGCCTTTTTATAGGCAATCTGATTGTAAGCCATTAGCAATGTACAGTAGTCCAAAGATTGCCTTGTGGCCtgggtgtgtgaaagagagagaggtacTTTCTCAAGTGCTAAACAATAATTGTATAAATTATTAAAGGCTTACTACTTTAACACATGGTGTTCAACCACAACCTATCTTTCTGTCCACACTCTCACCTTTTTCCTTTCCGTTTTTATGAAGGTCTATTAGGTACAGTTGAGTGcttaaatttttcaaaaatcaaattaCATTCAATAATAGAAAATAGGGAAGGGTTAAAATAAGTGCAGAATTAGCCATGGGATCAAAAGGTTtaacactccccctccctcccacacgcACAACGGAGCAAGTACTTGTCATCATACAGGTCTGTAAGATATCTATTGCACCTAAATAATAGTGATTCGTTAACAAAGCACTTTGGGATAAATTCACAGTCAACAAAGAACTGACATTTCAATTATATGCAACATTCTTTACCCTGGTGCCTGTGTACAGATTCCTACCGTAGCAATGTTTACTTTTCAGTTCAGGAACTTTGGCACAGTGGTCACTGCAGACGGGCACATGTAGAATTTACACAAGCTTGGCTCAGAAACAGAGTTCCAAATCTCTCAGAAGCCCTGTATAAATCTCTCTGGCTGCAGCTTGGCAGCTCTGGAAAGTACATGGCCTGAAGCATCAGCAGTGTCAGCTGCTAGTGTTATTTTCTGTATTAGCGTTGTATCTAACTGCAGAAAAAACCTCACGTGAAGTTCTGAGCCTTGCtagttgcattttatttttcctttctaactATTCCTTTTGGATCATGTGTGATATCTGTATTTTGTAGCCAGGGAGTTTAACATGGTCTTGTTTAATTAAAGTACATATAATGAAGACCAAATATTTTGGTTTACTATCATTGGAAGTTGCATAGATCTCTCTCTTCCAAGAATCTTTAAATGTCTCTGAGACCCTTATCCAATTgcaggtgtggtttttttaattatgtttgtTCATGCAGCTGGATCTGTGCGAGAGGCCATACAGACTAACAGGCAACCCGAAGAGCCTACAGCTCCAAACACTACTCCTCTTCCTGCTCAGTTCAAACAACGAACACCCATGTATAACAGTAACTCAAATCCAGCTGCAGCCACACCTACTTCACCCCTAACACCTACTACGCCTCCTGCCATTTCCCCTGCCGCACAACCTCCACAAGTAGCCCCCCAAACTCCGCAGCAGCCACCACCCAAGAAAAGCCTTTCTCTCACGGTAAGTAATAATGTATCTGTAGATGAAAAGCAGTTTTCATTCAGGATCACAAATCTTTACTATTAACCTCAGTAGTATATTAATTCTTCTTTGATGGGTTGGCAAATGCTGGGTTTTGGGATTCAGGAGGCTGTGGAAAGTACATCTTTTAACCAAAGAAAATAGAAGTGCTCTGCCATCTAGTTAACATTGCTATTGGATGTTTTCATGTGTCTTGTGATTTCTATCTGTGCAAACATAATGGTTCAGTAAGGTAGATTTCTTTACCCTATTTCcttgttttttaagtttaaaaaacaacaaaacctgtCATTTGTGTTTCGTAACAGTATATGGTCCCAGTGAGGTTGTTACAGTCACACATTGAGACAAatggggtgagggatgggggtgtGTTTCCACCATAACTGGTACTCATGTTTGTCTGAAGAGGACTTATAATATAAACTGACACAGATGGCAGTGACTGTACAGTGGAAGAAGATAGCAATTGATCGTCCTAAAGTGAAAGTTTTGAATGGTCAGATATTGTAAAATACAGGAAATGTCAGACACTCAAATTGCTGGACTACATCTCTTTTCTGATGCTGATTAAGGTCACAATCCTGTAAACTCTAATGCACATGCCTGAAGttaagtacatgagtagtcccaggtCATAGGGTTCTAAGGTCAGAAGGCACCATCAGATccctagtctgacatcctgtatgtCACAGACCACCAACACCATCCAGCAGCTGcacgctaaacccaacaactaaacttagaccaaagtattacagcctacAAGgggactagactattatgtgccacaggcagaatgGGAGGGACTAAGGTGCATCAATACCCAAGACCCCTGCAATGGAAGGGAAATGGTTTAAGTGAGAGAGACCCAGATAATCTGGGCAAGTGACgtttcatgctgcagaggaatgctagacagagagacacattctctctctctctctctctaacctggggggaaattccttcttgaccccacatatggcaatcagttagaccctcagCAAGAACCGGCCAGCTAAGCATGTGAGAGGGGAAAATGTTCAGTACCACCTCAGAGCACAGGCCTgcccccatccagtgtcccaccTCCAGCTGTGGCCCTCTCTGATGCTTCGGAGGTAGGAGATCAAACAAAACCGAgtatatttggggttgggagcTGGAATTCCTTCCTGAACCCTGCAGGTGACTGGCTGAAGCCCTCAAACATGAGCTTTTAGGTCTTCAGtgttaagttaagcatgtgcataagtgttggAAGAATCATAGCCTTAAGAAAGGGTTGTGtgaccttttattttttatttcccccccccctttcttttcaaTGATTTTGCTATATTAAGTCTCtcttaaaaaaatctctttaatggaagctgtcccagcagcagccccatggCCTGCCAGTCTGGGTAGGAAGAATCTGTAACGTCACAAAAGGGATGGAAGAAGCAGATGCTCCTGAACAtcctcagtgattttttttcattcacaTACAATTTTAACACTTTGTTCCCTTGCCAcctctgcacacacacaagtcAGCGAAGCGGACTCTTCCCTCGCCATATAAAAAAGAAATTCTTCAACAcatggggttttttccccttaaaaaacTTTTACAGCAGAAGCAGCTGAAGTTTGAAATGTGTTGGGGTAGTCCTTAAGGAAAAGTGGAGCGGAGGTGTCCCTGGGAGGTCTGTGCTCTGTCACAAAAAGTGACTGCCTTAAAATTGTGTGAAAATGGGGCTTATAATGTGAACTCTTTTGCAACCGCAACAATGTGTGCCACTATGTGCCTGTTATGAAAAGGAATGAGTGGACTTATTTTCTGTAAGACTAAAGATCACCATGTAGCCTGTGTCTTATCTTTGGATGTTGAATGTAACTTACTGTGTTCTTCAATAGCACTTTCTCCACTGAAATATACACTTGCTTTAATATGTTGCAGAGGGAGCAAATGTATGCCGCGCAGGAAATGTTCAAGACTGCAAACAAAGTTACCAGGCCAGAAAAGGCTCTGATCCTTGGGTTCATGGCAGGATCCAGAGGCATGTATTACAACTAGCGTTATTTTGAGGACCAGTAGATGCTATGAAGCACCACTAAAATGTAAACATGTGCTGCTTTAGTGATAATCTGGGCAGGATCTTATTTTATGGCTTAAATGTAAAaattgggaggagcagggaaagagTCTGTTCTAAAGGTATGGAGTGCCTCACTGCGCTTTCTTGCAACAGCTGAACTATTCAGTTGCCCCTACAACAATGCATGGCATGGCTGTGTCAACATACCAGCTGAAGTCTAAAGTCTTGTGAGTGGTGGTTGGAGGGGTGCTGACATCTGACTGCTCTGACAAACTGTATTTTTGTAGTTATAAAATGTACCCTTCAGGACATGCACATACTTCAGTAAATAACACATAACCATAATACCATTGCTCGTACACAAGCATGTGGTGGACCTCAGGGGGCACCCACCCCTACAGACCAAACTAGTCCACACTCTCGTCAGGTGAAAATACTTGTGAATAGGCCTTGCGCTGTGCTCAGAAGGTCAGTGAGAGTGGGTGCTGTCAGACCAGGATAAGGAGGGAGCTCAAaagtactagggttaccatatgtccagtttttcctggacatgtccggctttttggtaatcaaacccccgtctggggggaattgccaaaaagccgaacatgtccgggaaaaataccggccgggcacttcccctcccgcggctgctctgctcctcccctgactcttcggctctgtttaagagccgagctgcccaaccgctaccggcttcgggcagcccccttgcctccggaccccagccgccggccgggcacttcccctcccgggctccggcggctggggtccggaggcatgggggctgcccgaagccggagcgctcgggcagctcggttcttaaacagagccgaagagtcggggaggagcacagcagccggagcccgggaggggaagtgcccggccgggggcgcagggtccggaggcaggggggctgcccgaagcccgagcgctaccggcttcacggtttgccgggcagcctccagaccctgcgtccccggctgggcgcttcccctcccgggctccagctgcgctggggaagcgccggccaggggcgcagggtctgggggctgcccggcaaaccgtgaagctggtagcgcttgggcagcccttttcgcgtggctgggagggaggagggggagttagggcggggactttggggaaggggcggggaatgggcggagttggggcaggggcgggaaaggggtgggggcggggccccgtggagtgtcctctttttttattttttaaatatggtaaccctaaagagTACAGAGCCTCTTCACcaattatttaatgttttaaatgtagCAAATATTGACTCAAGCACATCAGGTGACCTCAAATGCTATGATAAATCTCAGGGAGAGCAGGCCTGGTCCTAAGGTATACGGGGCTTTATAAACCAAAAGTTAACACCTTGGATAGTACCCAGAGGAGAATTCAGTGCCACTGCAGTTCTTGAGAACTGATGCAGTTGTCCGTGAGCTAACTTCACCTCCTGCACCAGGTGTAACTTCTGTCTTAGTACATAAGGCTCTCATCCCCATAGTGTGAGCATTCTGAAGCGTAGCCCATGTAGAATGCATTACAGTAATCCTGTCTCAAGATGACAAAGGTATGAAATACTGCGGTGAGGACTGGATTTGAAAGAAAGTCTTGTGCACCTTGCCAGGCACAGGGGAGGAAAGGTGCTCTTGGCCCTAGCCTGCTCCTGGGATTCCAGGAACAAGAGGCTCCCTGTGGGCCAAACTCAAGAAGTACAAACCTACCACTAATGTTTCTTAAGAGATTCAGTAACAACTGCGGACCAAATCAAGTTTAGAATCCGCCAACTCACGTAGAGTGCGTCAGTTGTACAAAATGGCATTCGTTTGTAGAGCACCTCCAAACTGAGCTTCATGGACAATTTTTGCAATGCTGGAGTTATTGTGTATCTATAATAGGATGCAAACTATTTGGAGATGTATATTCTGTAGTGATACCTGACCTTTACAATGGAGTTGGTTAAGTGGCTGCAAACGACATGACCATATTTCTTAGCTTCTATCTGTATTCTCTCCAATTCATGGCATAAATGTAACATGCAATATTCTTCCTACTGGTGGTACTGCAGTGTTGGTTTGAGAGAGGTTTTCACTGAAGCAATGTTCATCCCATCGTCCAAAACAAATGAAATCTGTTAAGACTTGCAGCAAACTGTGTGTGTTAGCACTATAATAATTTTCTTAGTTTTCTGAAGCTTAAAGCTGAACTGACATTAAGCTCCCAAAGATCTCTTCATTAAGCCAAATCATTACCTACAGAAATAAGAATGACACACTGAAAGTTTTGCAAACCTTGTTCCCCCCGTCCTTAGTTTGGTCCCTCGGGGTTCAGTTCCCTTTGTTACACTTCATGAACTCAAACCATGATCTGTGAAAGCATGTGGCTTCCTGCCTTGTTCCAGGTGCTAGTGATACTGTAGCTCGTCAGGTTTTTGGTTTCCTCCTCCCTCTGGCCCTGGCAGATCCAAAGCTTTTCCTTACCCTTTAATTTTGCTAACAGGCTGTGTTGAAATATGTCTTAACTTGCAGTCTGACTATTTTTTATTCTCCTCTCCACAGAGAATCCTTGCCAAGAGCAAGGCGACATCATTCAGATTAAGCTTAGCGAGCATACAGAAGTTTTACCAAAGGCCGATGGCACTGGGAGCACCACCATGTTAGTTGACACAGTCTTTGAAATGAACTATGCTACAGGCCAGTGGACCAGACTCAAGAAGTACAAACCTATAACGAATGTTTCCTAAGAGATTCAGTAACCACAAACTGCGGACCAAACCAAGACTAGAATCCGCCAGCTCCTGTAGAGTGCGTCAGTCGTACAAAATGGCATTCATGTGTAGGTTTCTTATTCCCTTCCAGAAGACAAGTTGTGGCTGTCCAAACTAACTGAGCTCAGGTGAATGCAGTACGAAGATACTGTCAAACTGacagatgtgtttttttttttaaggtggcgGAAAAGTTAACATTTGTTCTGTGATTCAAGGTGCCAGAAATTGAGATCACAGCTGAAAATTTGCTTTTCACTTTGAGAGCATTTCAGTTCCAAGCACTGAGGAAAGGACAATTACAGAATCACAGTTTACCACTAAGCAAGGGCACAGATTTTATTGCAGAAATATTTACTTGGACTACATGGGTTCCATCTACATATGGACACTTGCACCACCACAGGTATTTGCAGTTATTCGTGCAATTTAATTGCAGTAAATCTAACTACTGTGAGTGGTAGATGTCTAATGGCACCCACTGTGTGTTTAGCTTGTCTTTTCCAGGGTCAGAGGGTGGGTTTGAGAAGCTTTGTTAATCTTGCTGTATTGCGAATATTAATGCCCAGCACGAGTTAATCTGTAATCAATTGAGATGGAGGGGAACTGAATATCTTAACCTTTTATGGAGCAAAATTTATAACTTCCTTTAGTGTCAAACTTAAGATTGCCAAAAAAAATTCCCACCTTGCTTATGGGCTGCTTAGGGATTTTGGCTCTTTGCTACCACATGAGGTGCACAGTGGAGATTAATCTCTGGCTTTTGTACAGCAGGCCTCCTGGGCAACATACCTTTCTCTTGTTTTGTGCTTACATGCCTCTCAAGAGCAGTT harbors:
- the NELFA gene encoding negative elongation factor A produces the protein MPAENPLFFRPALKMASMRESDTGLWLHNKLGSTDELWAPPSIASLLTASVIDNIRLCFHGLSSAVKLKLLLGMLHLPRRAVDEMKGALTEIIQLATLDSDPWVLMVADILKSFPDTGSLNLDLEEQNPNVQDILGELREKVSECETSAMLPLECQYLNKNALTTLAGPLTPPVKHFQLKRKPKSATLRAELLQKSTETAQQLKKTAGVPFHAKGRGLVKKIDTTTPLKGIPKQAPFRSPTAPSVFSPAGNRTPIPPSRTPLRKERGVKLLDISELDMVGAGREAKRRRKTLDTEVVEKQAKEETVVENATPDYAAGLVSTQKLGPLNNESALPSTSYLPATPSVVPSSSYIPSSEVQPAGSVREAIQTNRQPEEPTAPNTTPLPAQFKQRTPMYNSNSNPAAATPTSPLTPTTPPAISPAAQPPQVAPQTPQQPPPKKSLSLTREQMYAAQEMFKTANKVTRPEKALILGFMAGSRENPCQEQGDIIQIKLSEHTEVLPKADGTGSTTMLVDTVFEMNYATGQWTRLKKYKPITNVS